From a region of the Chiloscyllium punctatum isolate Juve2018m chromosome 1, sChiPun1.3, whole genome shotgun sequence genome:
- the nanos1 gene encoding nanos homolog 1 — protein sequence MDLLNSKYLSPGGTYDYTFNFWTDYLGLSALVMKSRRNVSRSPNSITESLKATLGLNDSTCPCLAADGDAPLQCCCCCSPNASRSWLELDDTFSLLDPVRPFPASQEPELLLDPFAPLDLLGLERRGFRRSSSGGRAKQEPKICVFCRNNGAPDDVYSSHVLKTPDGRVTCPILRAYTCPLCHANGDNAHTIKYCPLSKDQPPQRVLKGGRAVGGGKRLKIF from the coding sequence ATGGATTTGTTGAACTCCAAGTACCTGAGCCCTGGAGGAACCTACGATTACACCTTCAACTTCTGGACGGACTACCTGGGCTTGTCCGCGCTGGTGATGAAGAGCCGCAGGAATGTGAGCCGCTCCCCCAACTCCATCACCGAGTCCCTGAAGGCCACTCTGGGGCTGAATGACTCGACTTGCCCTTGCCTGGCCGCCGATGGGGATGCCCCTCTGcaatgctgttgctgctgctcgCCCAACGCGTCCAGGAGCTGGCTGGAGCTGGACGACACCTTCTCCCTCCTCGACCCCGTCCGTCCCTTCCCAGCCTCCCAGGAGCCTGAGCTGCTCCTCGACCCCTTTGCCCCCCTGGATCTGCTGGGGCTGGAGAGGAGGGGGTTCAGGAGGAGCAGCAGCGGCGGCCGGGCCAAGCAAGAGCCCAAGATCTGTGTCTTCTGCCGGAACAACGGTGCCCCCGATGATGTCTACTCCTCTCATGTGTTGAAGACCCCCGACGGCAGGGTCACCTGCCCCATCCTGAGGGCCTACACTTGCCCCCTCTGCCACGCCAACGGAGACAACGCTCACACCATCAAATACTGCCCCCTGTCCAAAGACCAGCCGCCCCAGAGGGTGCTGAAGGGGGGCAGAGCGGTCGGTGGGGGCAAGAGGCTCAAGATCTTCTAG